A single genomic interval of Methylosinus sp. LW4 harbors:
- the msuE gene encoding FMN reductase, giving the protein MSTMKLVAVSGGLGHPSRAAALAKAITEAIAARMPIDAHAISVADLVQDLAGVISAKSAPASVSEAVTRIETADALVVTTPVYRGSYTGLFKHLFDLVHHEALIGKPVLLAATGGSDRHSLMIDHQLRPLFAFFQSLTLPLGVYANDSDFSNYEVSSDALKERIQLAVESGIGYLELRG; this is encoded by the coding sequence ATGTCCACGATGAAGCTCGTCGCCGTATCCGGCGGCCTCGGACACCCGTCACGCGCCGCCGCGCTGGCGAAAGCCATTACCGAGGCAATCGCCGCAAGGATGCCGATCGACGCCCATGCGATCTCGGTCGCCGATCTCGTCCAAGATCTCGCCGGCGTCATCTCCGCGAAGAGCGCTCCTGCATCGGTGAGCGAAGCCGTGACACGAATCGAGACCGCGGATGCGCTGGTCGTGACGACGCCGGTCTATCGCGGTTCCTACACAGGCCTCTTCAAGCATCTCTTCGATCTCGTTCATCACGAGGCGCTGATCGGCAAGCCGGTTCTGCTCGCGGCGACAGGCGGCAGCGATCGACATTCATTAATGATCGATCACCAATTGCGGCCCTTGTTCGCATTTTTCCAGTCGCTGACTTTACCGCTCGGCGTCTACGCCAACGATAGCGACTTCTCGAATTATGAGGTGAGTAGCGACGCGTTGAAGGAGCGCATCCAACTCGCGGTCGAGAGTGGAATCGGCTATTTGGAGCTGCGAGGTTAG
- the rfbB gene encoding dTDP-glucose 4,6-dehydratase: MRILVTGGAGFIGSAVSRRIIETTPHDLLVYDKLTYAGNLDSLAPIAGDPRYAFRRADICDRDAVAAAFAEFRPDVVMHLAAESHVDRSIDGPGAFIETNVVGTFTLLAAALDYWRGLDGQTAAGFRFLHISTDEVFGALGAEGLFREDTPYAPNSPYSASKAGSDHLARAWRETYGLPTIVTNCSNNYGPYHFPEKLIPLTILNALEEKPLPVYGRGENVRDWLFVEDHAEALLTVARAGVVGQSYNVGGRSEMRNIEVVQAICDSLDELRPRARGSYRELITFVQDRPGHDLRYAIDCSKIERELGWRAKESFASGLAKTVRWYLDNEDWWKAIRSGKYRGERLGCVA; encoded by the coding sequence ATGCGCATACTCGTGACCGGCGGCGCCGGCTTCATCGGCTCGGCGGTTTCGCGCCGCATCATCGAGACGACGCCGCATGATCTGCTCGTCTATGACAAGCTCACCTATGCCGGCAATCTCGACTCGCTCGCGCCCATCGCGGGCGATCCGCGCTACGCCTTTCGGCGCGCCGATATTTGCGACCGCGACGCCGTCGCCGCCGCCTTCGCGGAGTTCCGGCCCGACGTCGTGATGCATCTCGCCGCCGAAAGCCATGTCGATCGTTCCATAGACGGGCCGGGCGCCTTCATCGAGACCAATGTCGTCGGCACTTTCACTCTGCTCGCCGCGGCGCTCGATTATTGGCGTGGGCTCGATGGGCAGACCGCCGCCGGCTTTCGCTTTCTGCATATTTCTACCGATGAAGTGTTCGGCGCGCTCGGGGCGGAGGGGCTGTTTCGCGAGGACACGCCCTATGCGCCCAACTCGCCCTATTCCGCTTCGAAAGCGGGCTCAGATCATCTCGCGCGCGCTTGGCGCGAGACCTATGGCCTGCCGACCATCGTCACCAATTGCTCCAATAATTACGGCCCCTATCATTTCCCGGAAAAGCTCATTCCGCTCACCATTCTCAATGCGCTCGAGGAGAAGCCGCTGCCCGTCTATGGACGCGGCGAGAATGTGCGCGACTGGCTCTTTGTCGAGGATCACGCCGAGGCGCTGCTCACCGTCGCGCGCGCCGGCGTCGTCGGACAGTCCTATAATGTCGGCGGCCGCTCGGAGATGCGCAACATAGAAGTGGTGCAGGCGATTTGCGACAGTCTCGACGAGCTGCGGCCCCGCGCGCGCGGCTCTTATCGCGAGCTGATCACATTCGTGCAGGATCGGCCGGGCCATGATCTGCGCTATGCGATCGATTGCTCGAAGATCGAGCGCGAGCTCGGCTGGCGCGCAAAGGAGAGCTTTGCGAGCGGCCTCGCCAAGACGGTGCGCTGGTATCTCGACAATGAAGATTGGTGGAAAGCCATACGCTCCGGCAAATATCGCGGCGAGCGGCTCGGCTGCGTCGCCTGA
- the rfbC gene encoding dTDP-4-dehydrorhamnose 3,5-epimerase, translated as MKVEDTALDGVKIVTPDRFGDARGFFSESYNEKRWQERGLPPLRFVQDNHSLSRDIGVIRGLHFQTAPFAQDKLVRVTRGRILDVAVDIRRASPTFGRHVAVELSAENWRQLLVPIGFAHGFCTLEPDTEVVYKVTNFYSAPNDRGLAFDDPDLDIAWPIAPARAVLSEKDRRWPRLRDLSDTFE; from the coding sequence ATGAAGGTCGAGGACACGGCGCTCGATGGCGTCAAGATCGTCACGCCCGATCGCTTCGGCGATGCGCGCGGCTTTTTCTCCGAGAGCTATAATGAAAAGCGTTGGCAGGAACGCGGCCTGCCGCCATTGCGCTTCGTGCAGGACAATCATTCGCTCTCGCGCGACATAGGCGTCATTCGCGGGCTGCATTTTCAGACCGCGCCTTTCGCGCAGGACAAGCTGGTGCGCGTCACGCGCGGCCGCATATTGGATGTGGCGGTCGATATTCGCCGCGCGTCGCCCACATTCGGCCGTCATGTCGCGGTGGAGCTCTCCGCCGAGAATTGGCGGCAATTGCTCGTTCCCATCGGCTTCGCGCATGGCTTCTGCACGCTCGAGCCGGATACGGAAGTTGTCTATAAGGTGACGAATTTCTATTCGGCGCCCAATGATCGGGGCCTCGCCTTCGACGATCCCGATCTCGACATCGCTTGGCCGATCGCCCCGGCGCGGGCAGTTCTGTCGGAGAAGGATCGCCGCTGGCCGCGCCTGCGCGATCTTTCCGATACATTCGAGTAA
- the rfbD gene encoding dTDP-4-dehydrorhamnose reductase, whose amino-acid sequence MRIAVTGTQGQIVTALRERADEETQIIALGRPQLDLVDRDSVRAALNDARCDAIVNAAAYTAVDKAEQEEALALRVNGEGAGHVAEAADALGVPLIHFSTDYVFDGSAARPYREDDPTAPLGAYGRSKLEGESRVAALCPNAAMLRTAWVYSPFGANFLRTMLRLGETREEVGVVADQLGNPTSALDIAEATLRIAKRLCSDSAPQLRGVFHMTGAGEACWADVAEAIFARAAEHGRRPVRVRRITTADYPTPARRPANSRLDNTKLSQIYGVALPDWRPSLAACVDRLLAGPTDGGA is encoded by the coding sequence ATGCGCATCGCCGTCACCGGAACGCAGGGCCAGATCGTCACCGCTCTGCGCGAGCGCGCCGATGAGGAAACGCAAATCATCGCGCTCGGCAGGCCGCAGCTCGATCTTGTCGATCGCGACAGCGTTCGCGCGGCGCTGAATGACGCGCGCTGCGATGCGATCGTCAATGCGGCTGCTTACACCGCCGTCGACAAAGCGGAGCAGGAAGAAGCGCTCGCCCTGCGCGTCAATGGCGAGGGCGCTGGCCATGTCGCCGAGGCGGCGGATGCGCTCGGCGTTCCGCTCATTCATTTTTCGACCGACTATGTGTTCGACGGCTCCGCTGCGCGCCCCTATCGCGAGGATGATCCGACCGCGCCGCTCGGCGCCTATGGCCGCTCCAAGCTTGAGGGCGAAAGCCGCGTCGCGGCGCTCTGCCCAAACGCCGCCATGCTGCGCACAGCCTGGGTCTATAGCCCTTTCGGCGCGAATTTCTTGCGCACCATGTTGCGGCTCGGCGAGACGCGCGAGGAGGTCGGCGTCGTCGCCGATCAGCTCGGCAATCCGACGAGCGCGCTCGACATAGCCGAGGCGACATTGCGCATTGCGAAGCGCCTTTGCAGCGACAGCGCGCCGCAGCTGCGCGGCGTCTTTCACATGACCGGTGCGGGCGAAGCCTGCTGGGCCGATGTCGCCGAAGCGATTTTCGCGCGCGCTGCGGAGCATGGTCGCAGACCGGTGCGCGTTCGCCGCATCACGACGGCGGATTATCCGACGCCGGCGCGGCGCCCGGCCAATTCGCGTCTCGACAATACGAAACTTTCGCAAATCTACGGCGTCGCTCTGCCCGACTGGCGCCCATCGCTCGCGGCCTGCGTCGACAGGCTGCTCGCCGGCCCCACAGATGGAGGAGCATGA
- the rfbA gene encoding glucose-1-phosphate thymidylyltransferase RfbA has translation MRGIILAGGSGTRLHPATLAVSKQLLPVYDKPMIYYPLSALMLAGVREILVITTPDDEAAFERLLGSGAQWGVSFTYAVQPRPDGLAQAYVIGASFVEGRSSVLVLGDNIFYGHGLTESLTKAKQSRRGATVFAYHVADPERYGVVDFDAQGRALSLEEKPKAPKSNWAVTGLYFYDERAPQYAAELRPSPRGELEITDLNNIYLQRGELNVERLGRGFAWLDTGTPASLLEAAEYVRAIELRQGQRIACLEEIAFRQGWIDAETLRAAAQKLAKSQYGAYLTQVDKEH, from the coding sequence ATGCGCGGAATCATTCTCGCGGGCGGCAGCGGCACGCGGCTTCATCCGGCGACGCTCGCCGTCTCCAAGCAATTGCTGCCGGTCTATGACAAGCCGATGATCTATTATCCGCTGAGCGCGCTGATGCTCGCCGGCGTGCGCGAGATACTCGTCATCACGACGCCGGATGACGAAGCGGCGTTCGAGCGCCTGCTCGGCTCCGGCGCGCAATGGGGCGTCTCCTTCACTTACGCCGTGCAGCCGCGGCCGGACGGGCTCGCGCAGGCCTATGTCATCGGCGCGAGCTTCGTCGAGGGGCGAAGCTCCGTGCTGGTGCTGGGCGACAATATTTTCTACGGCCACGGCCTCACGGAATCGCTGACCAAGGCGAAGCAATCGCGCCGCGGCGCCACCGTCTTCGCCTATCACGTCGCCGACCCCGAGCGTTACGGCGTCGTCGATTTCGACGCGCAGGGCCGCGCACTATCGCTCGAGGAAAAGCCGAAAGCGCCCAAATCCAATTGGGCGGTCACGGGGCTTTATTTCTACGACGAGCGCGCGCCGCAATATGCGGCGGAGCTGCGGCCCTCGCCGCGCGGCGAATTGGAGATCACCGATCTCAACAACATCTATCTGCAGCGCGGCGAGCTGAATGTCGAGCGCTTGGGCCGCGGCTTCGCCTGGCTCGACACGGGCACGCCGGCCTCGCTGCTGGAGGCGGCGGAATATGTCCGCGCGATCGAGCTGCGGCAGGGCCAACGCATCGCCTGCCTCGAGGAGATCGCCTTCCGCCAAGGCTGGATCGACGCCGAAACGCTACGCGCCGCCGCGCAGAAACTCGCCAAAAGCCAGTATGGCGCCTATCTGACGCAGGTAGACAAGGAACATTAA
- a CDS encoding MetQ/NlpA family ABC transporter substrate-binding protein, which translates to MISFPHRAGRRFVVLTERASMAAALQSLRRGSALALALAFALSALTLLAAPAFAETVRVGVLGGEDEDLWKVVAAQAAKNGLTIKIVVFNDYTQPNEALERGDVEANAFQHKPYLDSQIKTRGYHITPVGFTAVWPIGLYSRKVRSVANLPKGAIIGVPNDPSNEGRALVLLQRVGLIKLRDGADVLATTADIVDNPRSLAIMELDAGVVGRAIDDLSAAVVNTDWAIKSGLKLAEDRIAQESLADNPYRNFIAVKSGHENDPWVGALVGAYQNDVVKGALASIFHGAGVPAW; encoded by the coding sequence ATGATCAGCTTTCCACACAGAGCGGGGCGGCGCTTCGTCGTTCTGACGGAGCGCGCTTCCATGGCCGCGGCTTTGCAGAGCCTAAGACGTGGCTCGGCGCTCGCGCTGGCTTTGGCTTTCGCCCTCTCCGCGCTCACGCTGCTTGCTGCGCCGGCCTTTGCCGAGACGGTGCGCGTCGGTGTTTTAGGCGGCGAGGATGAAGATCTTTGGAAGGTGGTGGCGGCGCAGGCGGCCAAGAATGGGTTGACGATAAAGATCGTCGTCTTCAACGACTACACACAGCCCAATGAGGCTTTGGAACGCGGCGACGTCGAAGCCAATGCGTTTCAGCACAAGCCCTATCTCGACAGTCAAATCAAGACGCGCGGCTATCACATAACGCCTGTCGGCTTCACCGCCGTCTGGCCGATCGGCCTCTATTCGCGCAAGGTTCGCTCTGTGGCCAATTTGCCGAAAGGCGCGATCATCGGCGTTCCCAACGACCCGTCCAACGAGGGCCGCGCGTTGGTTCTCCTGCAGCGCGTCGGGCTCATCAAGCTGCGCGATGGCGCCGACGTCCTCGCGACGACCGCAGATATCGTCGACAATCCGAGGAGTCTCGCGATCATGGAGCTCGACGCCGGCGTCGTCGGCCGCGCAATCGACGATCTTTCGGCCGCCGTGGTCAACACCGATTGGGCCATCAAATCCGGCCTGAAGCTCGCCGAGGATCGTATCGCGCAGGAGTCGCTCGCCGACAATCCTTATCGGAACTTCATCGCCGTCAAATCCGGCCATGAGAACGATCCCTGGGTCGGAGCGCTCGTCGGCGCTTATCAGAACGATGTCGTGAAGGGCGCCCTGGCGAGCATCTTTCACGGCGCCGGCGTTCCCGCGTGGTGA
- a CDS encoding methionine ABC transporter ATP-binding protein, producing the protein MLTSAFDASTLSSQSESGSSSVVRLSEVTKRFGATIALDQVSLSIRRGEVLGLIGRSGAGKSTLIRCLNGLERPDSGDIEIEGRSIIGLGERELQPLRRKIGIVFQHFNLMSAKTAAENIALPLEIAGLPRAVRNARVAELLELIGLADKAGAYPAQLSGGQKQRVGIARALAARPALLLSDEATSALDPETTDAILELLRDINHKLDVTILLVTHEISVVRAIADRVAVLDGGNIVEQGPVRRIFASPCAATTRSLLRAYRPTLPDDLAARLVAGRGVRTLLKVVVIGARARAPLLAELALATGLRVSLVHGGVDRVRGEEVGALLLEADGRDHAQFSAALDFLRLHADEVEVLGHVAGDA; encoded by the coding sequence GTGCTGACGTCCGCCTTCGACGCATCGACGCTCAGCTCGCAGAGCGAGAGCGGCTCATCGTCGGTCGTGCGCCTGAGCGAGGTGACGAAGCGGTTCGGCGCGACGATCGCGTTGGACCAAGTCTCGCTCTCGATTCGCCGCGGCGAGGTGCTCGGACTCATCGGCCGCAGCGGCGCCGGCAAGTCGACGCTCATCCGCTGTCTCAACGGCCTCGAGCGCCCCGACAGCGGCGACATCGAGATAGAAGGGCGCTCGATCATCGGGCTCGGCGAGCGCGAGCTGCAGCCGCTGCGCCGGAAAATCGGCATCGTCTTCCAGCACTTCAATCTGATGTCGGCGAAGACGGCGGCGGAAAATATCGCTTTGCCGCTCGAGATTGCAGGGCTACCGCGCGCGGTCCGCAACGCGCGTGTCGCCGAGCTGCTCGAGCTGATCGGGCTTGCCGACAAAGCCGGCGCCTATCCGGCGCAGCTCTCCGGCGGCCAAAAGCAGCGGGTCGGCATCGCGCGCGCTCTGGCGGCGCGGCCGGCGCTGCTGCTATCGGACGAAGCGACCTCGGCCCTGGATCCCGAAACGACAGACGCAATCTTGGAATTGCTGCGGGACATCAATCACAAGCTCGATGTCACCATCCTGCTGGTGACGCACGAGATCAGCGTCGTGCGCGCGATCGCCGACCGCGTGGCGGTGCTCGACGGCGGAAACATCGTCGAGCAGGGGCCCGTTCGGCGGATATTCGCCTCGCCCTGCGCCGCGACCACCCGTAGCCTGCTACGCGCTTATCGGCCGACATTGCCGGACGATCTTGCGGCGCGCCTCGTCGCCGGTCGCGGAGTGCGAACGCTGCTGAAAGTCGTCGTCATAGGCGCTCGAGCGCGAGCGCCGCTCCTGGCGGAGCTCGCGCTCGCAACGGGCCTGCGCGTGTCCCTCGTTCATGGCGGCGTGGACCGTGTGAGGGGCGAGGAGGTAGGAGCGCTGCTTCTCGAAGCCGACGGGCGTGACCACGCCCAATTTTCCGCGGCGCTGGATTTCCTGCGGCTGCATGCGGACGAGGTGGAGGTGCTCGGCCATGTCGCTGGCGATGCTTGA
- a CDS encoding methionine ABC transporter permease, which yields MSLAMLELLWRSFVETLVMTAAAGFVSLALGLPLGLLLVMTDRHGLVERIWLNRLIGAVVNAARSIPFIILLVAAIPLTRWIVGTSIGVAAAIVPLSLAAIPYYARIAELSFREVDQGLIEAARAMGGSRWTIIFDVLIPEALPGLTSGFTVTLVTLIGASAMAGAVGSGGLGDLAIRYGYQRFETNVMVVVVFVLIALVSALQWAGDRLAARFDKRSRANAEA from the coding sequence ATGTCGCTGGCGATGCTTGAGCTTCTTTGGCGGTCTTTCGTCGAGACATTGGTCATGACGGCGGCCGCCGGATTCGTTTCGCTCGCTCTCGGCCTGCCGCTCGGACTGTTGCTCGTCATGACCGATCGACATGGACTCGTCGAGCGGATATGGCTCAATCGGCTGATCGGCGCCGTCGTGAATGCGGCGCGATCCATTCCTTTCATTATTCTCCTGGTCGCGGCGATTCCGCTCACGCGATGGATCGTCGGCACGTCGATCGGCGTAGCGGCCGCGATCGTCCCCTTGTCGCTCGCAGCGATCCCCTATTACGCGCGCATCGCCGAGCTGTCCTTTCGTGAGGTCGACCAAGGCTTGATCGAAGCGGCGCGGGCAATGGGCGGCAGTCGTTGGACGATCATTTTCGACGTGCTGATCCCAGAAGCGCTGCCGGGCTTGACGAGCGGGTTCACCGTGACTCTCGTGACGCTGATCGGCGCCTCCGCCATGGCGGGCGCGGTCGGCTCGGGCGGGCTCGGCGATCTCGCCATACGTTACGGATATCAACGTTTCGAGACCAACGTCATGGTCGTCGTCGTCTTCGTTCTCATCGCGCTCGTATCCGCGCTGCAATGGGCGGGAGATAGGCTGGCTGCTCGGTTCGACAAAAGAAGTCGCGCGAATGCCGAAGCCTGA
- a CDS encoding trans-sulfuration enzyme family protein, with translation MPKPDDPLCEIERAPARGSTRCQLVDRPAARSSPFLQSRFTHLTEPETIAAQAVGRIAPSVGALIPPIHPSTTFERAPDNSFPEGRIYSRPDNPTYAAAAQTLNALEGGAETLLFSSGMAAATAVFLALDPGDHVIAPKVMYWALRGWLADFATRWGLRVDFVDLADATALEAAARPGETRLVWVETPANPMWTISDIAAAAAIAHRAGARLAVDSTAASPVLTRPLSLGADLVVHSATKYLNGHSDVVAGAVVAARRDEFWDRIRMISARNGAVLGPFEAWLLQRGLRTLFLRVRAQSRSALELAERLATHEAVSEVLYPGLPAFPGHDVAQRQMHGGHGGMLSIRVRGGAAAAIATAAQVRIWKRATSLGGVESLIEHRASVEGPGTPVPDDLLRLSTGIESTSDLFEDLARALDSAATGGAEPVSVSAP, from the coding sequence ATGCCGAAGCCTGACGATCCGCTCTGCGAGATCGAGCGCGCGCCGGCCCGCGGGTCGACGCGATGTCAATTAGTCGATCGTCCCGCCGCCCGAAGCTCCCCGTTTCTCCAATCGAGGTTCACGCATTTGACCGAGCCGGAAACCATCGCAGCGCAGGCCGTCGGCAGGATCGCCCCCTCCGTCGGCGCGCTCATCCCGCCCATCCATCCGTCGACGACCTTCGAGCGCGCGCCAGACAACAGCTTCCCGGAGGGGCGCATTTACTCGCGTCCAGACAACCCGACATATGCGGCCGCCGCTCAGACCTTGAACGCGCTGGAAGGAGGCGCGGAAACGCTTCTCTTCTCCTCCGGGATGGCGGCCGCGACGGCGGTTTTTCTCGCTTTGGACCCCGGCGATCATGTGATCGCGCCGAAGGTCATGTATTGGGCCTTGCGCGGCTGGCTCGCCGATTTCGCGACGCGCTGGGGCTTGCGCGTCGACTTCGTCGATCTAGCGGATGCGACTGCTCTCGAAGCCGCAGCGCGGCCCGGCGAGACACGTCTCGTCTGGGTGGAAACCCCCGCCAACCCGATGTGGACGATCTCCGATATCGCCGCGGCGGCGGCGATTGCCCATCGCGCAGGCGCGCGGCTCGCCGTCGACTCCACCGCGGCTTCGCCCGTGCTCACGCGGCCCTTGTCGCTCGGCGCCGATCTTGTCGTTCATTCGGCGACGAAATATCTGAACGGTCATTCGGACGTGGTGGCCGGCGCCGTCGTCGCCGCGCGACGGGACGAATTCTGGGATCGCATCCGCATGATCTCGGCGCGCAACGGCGCCGTGCTCGGGCCTTTCGAAGCCTGGCTTTTGCAGCGCGGCTTGCGCACGCTTTTCCTTCGCGTGCGCGCGCAGTCTCGGTCGGCGCTGGAGCTCGCCGAGCGGCTCGCGACGCATGAGGCCGTTTCCGAGGTTCTCTATCCGGGCCTCCCGGCGTTTCCGGGCCATGATGTCGCCCAGCGACAGATGCATGGCGGACACGGCGGCATGTTGTCCATTCGCGTGAGAGGCGGGGCGGCGGCGGCGATCGCGACCGCCGCGCAGGTGAGGATTTGGAAGCGCGCGACGTCGCTCGGCGGCGTCGAGAGCTTGATCGAGCATCGCGCCAGCGTCGAAGGTCCGGGAACGCCGGTTCCAGACGATCTGCTGCGCCTCTCGACAGGAATCGAATCCACATCCGATCTATTCGAGGACCTTGCCCGAGCGTTGGACAGCGCCGCGACGGGAGGCGCGGAACCCGTGTCCGTCTCCGCGCCATAG
- a CDS encoding TonB-dependent receptor: MACHYVSESLFPLDKLCFWHTEWGVRSMAFRRWLFSCASLAPYTLLGGSLLVGANAPALAQDAQVGDVFVQGDEAGARREAQAQKAPRAIKVITADTLEEQQLQTLDDFALKISNYRPNTSTAQWSFASIRGVGAGSNTGVGAHSATGFVLDNVFWQAPGFQWMNFSGISSFEVAYGPQGTAGGKNTTMGSVVIHSQAPSFTRRATLETSYGSYGRTTEKVNVTGPIIEDALAYRVTAYFDRDNGFIHDQITGAGYGNFDRWGVRGQLLFVGDEISDRLIFNYASSNEYRNYFRSAIPIGNSSLIYANGTAPATSYAQNFSSRLGRPVLTFDPYKPYMAREGTDPQRNYTVSNELNVGIGDYLLTSISAYGFERGLERGFSDGNQLAAIRGGSMDTYAGQGSQELRFSSPKGQPFEWQVGLYGFAEDVLSQMHHTDFGADATKWYSLPAALPGVADWWYVKATSHQAAGYANATYHFDEQAAITFGIRDSWERRGGSARHQPSLYYGAQYSPFQQEQAIIASGGWGWSDTGSQAKYRNMLTALVNPEYRYNDNINLFGLVGRGEKASAVNITGTGPIYVNRGGTYYLVDHAPLLGNKPEVSWDYELGVKTNWLDERLFLNLTAYWTDLYNFQVVQSKTSYDTNGAPISVSNVGNAEQARMRGVEFDGRWSPIEKLWITFSGSLSDARWVKYTQAPAPSDWAWSTPANAPASFIKAPQYMSLSNTRWTNLPRWAFRAGANYEHPLGAVFSGSGLGPWAEQSISAFGYFNVAYTDKIQLTNPWSVAQYWNRPYVDLSVGAGLKTSDNHYRLTFWGKNLFNVVPFMSWSPGSGSTPTSVTLGMPPVTYGGTLSVVLD, translated from the coding sequence TTGGCTTGCCACTACGTAAGTGAGTCGCTATTTCCGCTCGATAAACTGTGTTTTTGGCACACGGAGTGGGGCGTCAGGTCAATGGCATTCAGGCGGTGGTTGTTCTCTTGTGCGTCGTTGGCCCCCTATACGCTGCTCGGCGGCTCGTTGTTGGTGGGCGCGAACGCGCCGGCGCTCGCGCAGGACGCGCAGGTCGGGGATGTGTTCGTGCAGGGCGACGAAGCGGGGGCGCGGCGCGAAGCGCAGGCGCAGAAAGCGCCGCGCGCCATCAAGGTCATCACCGCGGACACGTTAGAGGAGCAGCAGCTCCAGACCCTCGACGACTTCGCCTTGAAGATCTCCAATTACAGGCCGAACACCAGCACTGCGCAATGGTCCTTCGCGTCGATCCGCGGCGTCGGCGCCGGGTCGAACACCGGGGTCGGCGCGCATTCCGCGACCGGATTCGTGCTCGACAACGTGTTCTGGCAAGCGCCGGGCTTCCAGTGGATGAACTTCTCTGGAATATCGTCTTTCGAAGTCGCCTATGGCCCCCAGGGCACGGCGGGCGGCAAGAACACGACGATGGGCAGCGTCGTCATCCACTCTCAGGCGCCGTCCTTCACACGCCGGGCGACACTCGAGACATCGTACGGAAGCTATGGCCGCACGACCGAAAAGGTGAACGTCACCGGTCCGATCATCGAGGACGCGCTCGCCTATCGCGTGACCGCATATTTCGACCGGGACAACGGGTTCATTCACGACCAAATCACGGGCGCGGGCTACGGCAACTTCGATCGTTGGGGCGTACGCGGCCAATTGCTTTTCGTCGGGGACGAGATAAGCGACCGTCTCATCTTCAACTACGCCAGCTCGAACGAATACCGGAACTATTTTCGCAGCGCCATTCCGATCGGCAATTCGAGCCTCATTTATGCGAATGGCACGGCTCCGGCGACCAGCTACGCTCAGAATTTCTCGAGCAGGCTCGGCCGGCCCGTTCTCACCTTCGATCCATATAAGCCGTACATGGCGCGCGAAGGGACCGACCCCCAGCGCAATTACACCGTCTCGAACGAGCTGAACGTCGGCATTGGCGACTATCTGCTGACGTCGATCTCGGCCTATGGTTTCGAGCGAGGCCTCGAGCGAGGCTTTTCCGATGGGAACCAATTGGCCGCCATTCGCGGCGGTTCGATGGATACATACGCCGGCCAGGGTTCGCAGGAACTGCGCTTCTCCTCGCCGAAGGGGCAGCCGTTCGAGTGGCAAGTCGGGCTCTACGGTTTCGCGGAAGACGTGCTGAGCCAGATGCACCATACCGATTTCGGCGCCGATGCGACGAAATGGTACAGCCTCCCGGCCGCTCTCCCCGGCGTCGCGGACTGGTGGTACGTCAAAGCGACGTCACATCAGGCCGCCGGATACGCCAACGCGACCTATCATTTCGACGAGCAGGCGGCGATCACATTCGGCATAAGGGATTCATGGGAGCGGAGGGGCGGGTCTGCGCGCCATCAACCCTCGCTCTATTACGGTGCCCAATACTCGCCTTTCCAGCAGGAGCAGGCGATCATCGCTTCCGGCGGCTGGGGCTGGTCCGACACCGGATCTCAGGCGAAATACCGCAATATGCTCACCGCGCTCGTCAACCCGGAATACCGGTACAACGACAATATCAATTTGTTCGGTCTCGTCGGCCGCGGAGAGAAAGCCTCGGCAGTCAATATAACGGGCACAGGTCCGATCTATGTGAACCGCGGCGGCACTTACTACCTCGTGGATCATGCTCCGCTGCTCGGCAACAAGCCCGAGGTGTCGTGGGATTATGAGCTGGGAGTCAAGACGAACTGGCTGGATGAGCGCCTGTTTCTCAACCTGACCGCCTATTGGACGGACCTATATAATTTTCAGGTCGTTCAAAGCAAGACGAGCTACGACACCAATGGCGCGCCGATTTCCGTCAGCAATGTCGGCAACGCCGAGCAGGCGAGGATGCGCGGCGTAGAATTCGACGGACGATGGAGCCCAATCGAGAAACTATGGATCACCTTTTCCGGCTCGTTGTCGGACGCGCGTTGGGTCAAATATACGCAAGCGCCCGCGCCGAGCGACTGGGCATGGTCGACGCCTGCGAATGCGCCCGCCAGCTTCATCAAAGCGCCGCAGTATATGTCGCTGTCCAACACACGCTGGACGAATCTTCCGAGATGGGCGTTCAGGGCCGGAGCCAATTACGAGCATCCTCTCGGAGCGGTGTTCAGCGGCTCGGGACTGGGGCCGTGGGCCGAACAATCGATCAGCGCGTTCGGCTATTTCAATGTCGCCTACACGGATAAGATTCAGCTGACCAATCCATGGTCGGTGGCTCAGTATTGGAACCGGCCCTATGTCGATCTCAGCGTCGGCGCCGGCTTGAAGACCAGCGACAACCATTACAGGCTGACATTCTGGGGTAAGAACCTCTTCAATGTGGTGCCTTTCATGTCTTGGTCGCCCGGCAGCGGAAGCACGCCGACCTCTGTCACCCTCGGCATGCCGCCGGTCACCTACGGCGGCACGTTGAGCGTGGTGCTCGACTGA